The following coding sequences are from one Saprospiraceae bacterium window:
- the ribA gene encoding GTP cyclohydrolase II RibA has protein sequence MKSSRQVIFANLPSEFGRFQIYSFPSQEHIEPNLVLLSESFDPHSIKTPYVRLHSECMTGDVFGSLRCDCRFQLISSLEMIDNHGGLLIYLRQEGRGIGINEKIKAYKLQEQGQDSVEANLSLGHQADLRSYGEAIEILKYFEVSKLNLISNNPQKFKSIQDAGIQVVEHIHIEKPLDEYNSDYLHTKKFKMGHYLKNVGK, from the coding sequence TTGAAATCTAGCCGTCAAGTCATTTTTGCAAATCTACCCAGTGAATTTGGTAGATTTCAAATATACAGTTTCCCCTCTCAGGAACACATTGAACCAAATCTGGTACTCCTCTCAGAAAGCTTTGATCCTCACAGTATTAAAACACCATATGTTCGACTACACTCTGAATGTATGACTGGGGATGTGTTTGGCTCGTTAAGATGTGATTGTAGATTTCAATTGATTTCATCATTGGAGATGATTGATAATCATGGAGGATTGTTGATTTACCTCAGGCAAGAGGGTCGTGGTATAGGTATCAATGAGAAAATCAAAGCATACAAGCTGCAGGAACAAGGACAAGATAGTGTAGAAGCTAACCTGAGCTTAGGGCATCAAGCTGACCTGAGATCTTATGGTGAAGCTATCGAAATATTAAAATATTTTGAAGTTTCAAAACTCAATCTGATTTCCAACAACCCACAAAAATTCAAATCAATTCAGGATGCCGGGATTCAAGTTGTGGAACACATCCATATAGAAAAACCACTTGATGAGTATAACTCAGATTATCTCCATACAAAGAAGTTCAAAATGGGTCATTATCTTAAAAACGTTGGCAAATGA